From the genome of Pukyongia salina, one region includes:
- a CDS encoding MarC family protein, with protein MTLNAKEIFTASMVLFAVIDIIGNIPIIISLREKAGHIHSEKASIIAAVVLTVFLFVGERILNLIGINVNEFAVAGAFVLFFIAIEMLLGITLFKDDGTGPEVATIFPLAFPMLAGPGSLTTLLSLRAEYEIQNVIVAILINIVFIYIVLKTSARLQRILGKNGIEIIRKVFGVILLAIAVKLFTSNIQELFN; from the coding sequence ATGACATTAAACGCCAAAGAGATCTTTACCGCCAGTATGGTCTTATTTGCAGTGATCGATATCATTGGAAATATACCTATCATTATTTCCCTACGTGAGAAAGCAGGACATATCCATAGCGAAAAAGCCTCCATTATTGCGGCGGTGGTTCTTACTGTTTTTCTATTCGTGGGTGAACGCATATTAAATCTTATTGGAATAAACGTAAACGAATTCGCCGTCGCGGGAGCCTTTGTGCTTTTCTTTATCGCTATTGAAATGCTGCTTGGGATCACCCTGTTCAAAGATGACGGTACCGGCCCCGAAGTTGCCACAATATTCCCATTGGCGTTTCCTATGCTGGCCGGACCCGGAAGTCTTACCACGCTATTATCACTTCGCGCCGAATACGAGATCCAGAACGTGATCGTGGCTATTCTAATAAACATTGTTTTTATTTATATTGTCCTTAAGACCTCTGCGCGTTTACAACGTATCCTGGGAAAGAATGGTATAGAGATCATTCGGAAGGTTTTTGGGGTTATCCTGTTAGCCATAGCAGTAAAATTATTCACTTCGAACATTCAGGAATTATTTAATTAA
- a CDS encoding S41 family peptidase, producing MGIQKKYLPLLISVAIAAGVFIGSKLNFHDTNEKIFATNSKKDKLNRLIDYIDYEYVDQVNTDSIVDVTVNGILENLDPHSVYIPVDDYEDNANDMRGNFVGIGISFYPYKDSIAVIRAIEGGPAEKAGIKGGDRILYADGKPLFGSDIFRDSISEFLKGEINSKVMLTVYRPSENKMIEFKLKRKRVPLVSVDAAYKLTDEIGYIKVNRFSETTYAEFREALDELNDEGIETLVLDLRNNPGGYIYAAEKLVDEFLEDDKLMLITRNKSGEENRSYATRKGDFEKGKVYVLINENSASASEIVAGALQDNDKGTIIGRRSFGKGLVQREMALGDGSAVRLTIARYYTPTGRSIQKPYGNGNGDYYRDYENRYKNGELEDPENIQVADSLRFITPGGKVVYGGGGIIPDVFVPKDTSVENETLEYISRSGFMGYFIFEYLEKNRSFFSGMTFNQFADNFEIPESLKEEFYTYSAFENAQIDLRKYSDELGTALKANIAQQLFGTNAFEYFLNDGDAMLNKVMELEYSEAKKD from the coding sequence ATGGGGATTCAGAAAAAATACCTTCCTTTATTGATAAGTGTGGCCATAGCCGCAGGCGTATTTATTGGGTCTAAGCTGAATTTCCACGATACTAACGAAAAGATCTTTGCCACCAACTCCAAGAAAGACAAGCTCAACAGGCTTATAGACTATATCGACTACGAATACGTAGACCAGGTGAATACAGATAGTATAGTAGATGTAACCGTTAACGGAATATTGGAAAATCTTGATCCGCATTCGGTGTATATCCCTGTAGACGACTACGAAGACAACGCCAATGATATGCGAGGGAATTTTGTTGGTATTGGGATTAGTTTTTATCCCTACAAGGACTCCATAGCAGTAATACGTGCGATAGAAGGAGGGCCTGCCGAAAAAGCCGGAATTAAAGGCGGAGACAGGATCTTATATGCAGACGGGAAACCACTTTTTGGGTCGGATATCTTCCGCGACAGTATCTCCGAATTCTTAAAGGGTGAGATCAACTCTAAAGTTATGCTTACGGTGTACCGGCCTTCGGAAAATAAAATGATCGAATTTAAACTGAAACGCAAACGAGTTCCGCTTGTGAGCGTAGATGCTGCGTATAAACTCACAGATGAAATAGGTTATATAAAGGTAAATCGATTTTCGGAAACTACTTATGCCGAATTCCGCGAGGCCCTGGATGAGCTAAATGACGAGGGAATAGAGACCCTGGTATTGGACTTGAGGAATAATCCCGGAGGCTATATTTATGCCGCCGAAAAACTGGTAGATGAGTTTCTGGAGGATGACAAACTTATGCTCATCACTCGTAATAAGAGCGGTGAAGAGAACAGAAGTTATGCTACCCGTAAGGGTGATTTTGAGAAAGGGAAGGTATATGTACTTATCAATGAGAATTCTGCCTCCGCCAGTGAGATCGTAGCCGGTGCTCTACAAGATAATGACAAAGGGACTATCATAGGAAGGCGATCCTTCGGGAAAGGTCTGGTTCAGCGGGAAATGGCACTGGGTGACGGAAGTGCTGTACGTTTAACCATCGCACGTTATTATACCCCTACAGGCAGGTCCATACAGAAACCTTACGGCAATGGAAATGGAGATTATTACCGCGACTACGAGAACAGGTATAAAAATGGTGAGTTGGAAGACCCCGAGAATATACAGGTGGCAGATTCCTTGCGATTTATTACCCCAGGCGGGAAGGTTGTATACGGAGGAGGAGGTATTATCCCCGACGTTTTCGTGCCAAAAGACACCAGTGTGGAAAATGAAACTCTCGAATATATTTCGAGAAGCGGATTTATGGGATATTTTATTTTCGAATACCTGGAAAAGAACAGGTCTTTCTTTAGCGGTATGACCTTCAATCAATTTGCAGACAATTTCGAGATCCCCGAATCGCTAAAGGAGGAATTTTATACGTACTCTGCGTTCGAAAATGCCCAGATCGACCTTCGCAAGTACAGTGATGAACTGGGAACTGCATTGAAGGCAAACATTGCCCAGCAATTGTTCGGTACTAATGCGTTCGAATATTTTCTCAACGATGGGGACGCAATGCTTAACAAGGTGATGGAGCTCGAGTATTCAGAAGCCAAAAAAGATTAA
- a CDS encoding DUF3109 family protein → MFQLGKTIVSEDIIEKDFVCNLNACRGACCIEGEAGAPVTTEEVEILREIYPKVKPFLRPEGIAAIAAQGTHIISKQDELETPLVNGKECAYVTFSKQGVAGCGIEDAYNAGAIDFRKPISCHLYPVRVQDYSEFAAVNYHKWPICDDACVLGKELKVPVYKFVKDALIRKFGEHWYTELEKVARDMN, encoded by the coding sequence ATGTTTCAGCTTGGAAAAACCATAGTTTCTGAAGATATCATCGAAAAAGATTTCGTGTGCAATCTTAACGCGTGCAGAGGAGCCTGTTGCATAGAGGGCGAGGCAGGCGCGCCTGTTACGACCGAAGAAGTAGAGATCCTTCGGGAAATTTACCCCAAAGTAAAACCATTTCTAAGGCCTGAAGGAATTGCGGCTATAGCGGCTCAGGGGACACATATCATTTCTAAACAGGATGAGCTGGAAACCCCCCTTGTAAATGGAAAGGAATGTGCTTATGTTACCTTCTCCAAACAGGGAGTTGCCGGCTGTGGGATTGAGGATGCATACAACGCAGGGGCGATCGATTTCCGCAAGCCTATCTCCTGCCATTTATATCCTGTACGAGTTCAGGACTATAGCGAATTTGCCGCGGTGAATTATCATAAATGGCCTATCTGTGATGACGCCTGCGTATTAGGGAAAGAGCTAAAGGTGCCGGTGTACAAGTTCGTAAAGGACGCTCTTATAAGGAAGTTTGGTGAACATTGGTATACCGAATTGGAAAAAGTGGCAAGGGATATGAATTAG